One genomic segment of Blastopirellula marina includes these proteins:
- a CDS encoding MBL fold metallo-hydrolase → MGVPVVGCGCDVCQSTNPKNKRTRCSVIFGLPEGNLLIDTPPDLRTQLLANGIGIIHAVAFTHSHADHLFGLDDIRLFQFYIGHAVPIYCEANVDAKIRRVYDYAFSTEVQTHVGSRPALDMRQIGLDPFEVLGAKVTPIRLQHGPRFEVLGFRVGNVAYCTDVNHIPDESWARLQGLDVLVLDALRPEPHPTHFSIEEAVEVAQKVGAKQTYFTHIACKMEHERTNAWLPDGMELAYDGLELPLT, encoded by the coding sequence ATGGGGGTGCCAGTGGTGGGGTGCGGCTGCGATGTCTGTCAAAGCACCAATCCTAAGAACAAGCGAACCCGGTGTAGTGTTATCTTCGGCCTGCCCGAGGGGAACCTGCTGATCGACACGCCGCCAGACCTGCGAACGCAACTGCTGGCCAATGGGATCGGCATCATTCATGCGGTCGCGTTCACGCACAGCCACGCCGATCACCTGTTCGGGCTGGATGACATCCGCCTCTTTCAGTTCTATATCGGTCACGCGGTTCCGATTTACTGCGAGGCGAACGTCGACGCCAAGATCCGCCGGGTATACGACTATGCGTTCAGCACCGAGGTACAAACGCACGTCGGCTCGCGGCCTGCTCTCGACATGCGTCAGATTGGGCTCGACCCGTTCGAGGTGCTGGGAGCGAAGGTCACACCGATCCGCCTGCAGCACGGCCCCCGCTTTGAAGTGCTGGGCTTCCGTGTCGGCAACGTCGCTTACTGCACCGATGTGAATCACATTCCCGACGAAAGCTGGGCCAGGCTCCAGGGGTTAGACGTGCTGGTTTTGGATGCCCTAAGGCCAGAACCCCACCCGACTCACTTCTCGATCGAAGAGGCCGTCGAGGTCGCCCAGAAGGTTGGTGCCAAGCAGACGTACTTCACACACATTGCCTGTAAGATGGAGCACGAACGAACCAACGCCTGGCTGCCCGATGGAA